A single region of the Amphiprion ocellaris isolate individual 3 ecotype Okinawa chromosome 4, ASM2253959v1, whole genome shotgun sequence genome encodes:
- the pecam1b gene encoding platelet endothelial cell adhesion molecule isoform X3 — protein sequence MGLLLLLTSTLLSSYFHPGSVVNAQHMFTIRDISLSVEPSTDVTRGTNVTVRCQVTVSSSGQEALSREYTIFKDGSIVYTKTTSSSEDFLYLLPEARVSNSGKYKCKINIEGKQSTSDAKKLSVTGLSKPDLHLNKGVVTEGEELTARCMAPGETGSIFFYFYDNSEEVQEKRVNSNQAVAELRFSSIGNHKIHCAYTVLITPDSFKSEESNSVTVSVKEISITPVLEISPQYKIFEGDRLNIFCSVQTSQHSTENMLLYLSEGTSLLSSGTTKVNHSMVALAKAAGLMFECRMEMGHLVKTATKTLPVTELFSAPTLTMSPAEVFQREPMTLTCKSESFASERLQRKELTYTLYSLGNPLNSGDTGVFSGKALQHEFNYTCTARAKGIEKHSETLTVRPRVFVSAPKISVYDKAILGKPIQILCESDTGSLPINYTLWKGYHTEGTTRVQMPFQKALFTVSISKPEELNKYMCEANNGREEGLLGARLTANVTVPLTHAMLSVLPALQDISEEGHLNLICSVQGTPPVTFKWYRVGDPQPLNATTSDNVYKDYEFPVISKAHSGKYYCEAFNHANNIVRSNEVTVEVRMAVWKKALIGGICLLIVTVLVLVFGLYFRSKRVRVDRAAVSVWSERKPEAGNDEENSMMSNEPDVEYTEVVHPRSADPARVPLRKGTDTVYSELQNSPHGAADHHDYQGSVEYAELNGEQSESSQHHPQVNSYQDLPEPVD from the exons ATGGGCCTCCTACTACTGCTCACCTCCACGCTGCTGTCCAGCT ACTTCCATCCAGGCAGCGTGGTGAACGCACAGCACA TGTTCACCATCAGAGACATCAGCTTGTCCGTCGAGCCGAGTACAGATGTGACCCGAGGCACCAACGTGACCGTGAGATGCCAGGTGACGGTCAGCAGCTCGGGCCAGGAGGCGCTGAGTCGCGAGTACACGATATTCAAGGACGGCAGCATCGTGTACACCAAGACCACCAGCTCCTCCGAGGACTTCCTGTACCTGCTGCCCGAGGCCAGAGTGTCCAACAGCGGCAAATACAAGTGCAAGATCAACATCGAGGGCAAACAGTCGACCAGCGACGCTAAAAAACTCTCAGTGACAG GCCTGTCAAAGCCAGATCTCCACCTAAACAAGGGCGTGGTCACTGAAGGGGAGGAGCTAACCGCCAGGTGTATGGCACCAGGAGAGACGGGCTCCATTTTCTTCTACTTCTATGATAACTCCGAAGAGGTCCAGGAGAAGCGAGTGAACTCCAACCAGGCGGTGGCAGAGCTTCGCTTCAGCAGCATCGGCAACCACAAGATCCACTGCGCCTACACCGTCCTCATAACGCCGGACTCCTTCAAGTCTGAGGAAAGCAACTCAGTCACAGTTTCTGTCAAAG AGATTTCCATCACACCGGTTTTGGAGATTTCCCCTCAGTACAAGATCTTTGAAGGAGACCGTCTGAATATCTTTTGCTCTGtccaaacctctcagcacagcACTGAGAACATGCTGCTGTACCTGAGCGAAGGCACCAGCCTCCTCAGCAGCGGAACCACCAAAGTCAACCACAGCATGGTGGCACTGGCGAAGGCTGCCGGGCTGATGTTTGAGTGCAGAATGGAGATGGGACATTTAGTGAAAACTGCCACCAAGACCTTACCCGTGACTG AGCTGTTTTCTGCACCGACTCTCACCATGTCTCCCGCTGAAGTCTTTCAAAGGGAACCCATGACGTTAACCTGCAAAAGTGAGAGCTTTGCCTCTGAAAGACTCCAGAGGAAAGAGCTGACTTACACTCTTTATTCCCTCGGAAACCCGCTGAATTCTGGGGACACTGGAGTATTTTCTGGCAAGGCCCTGCAGCATGAATTCAACTATACCTGTACAGCTCGAGCCAAAGGCATTGAGAAGCACAGTGAGACCCTGACAGTTCGACCAAGAG TTTTTGTCTCCGCTCCAAAGATCTCGGTTTACGACAAAGCGATCCTCGGAAAGCCTATCCAGATCCTCTGTGAGTCGGACACTGGCAGCCTGCCCATAAACTACACCCTGTGGAAGGGTTACCATACAGAAGGCACAACCAGAGTCCAGATGCCCTTCCAGAAAGCTCTGTTCACAGTCTCCATCAGCAAACCTGAGGAATTAAACAAGTATATGTGTGAGGCGAATAATGGTCGCGAGGAAGGTCTTCTTGGTGCAAGACTCACTGCAAATGTCACCG TGCCTCTGACCCACGCGATGCTGTCCGTCCTCCCTGCCCTACAGGACATCTCAGAGGAAGGTCATCTCAACCTCATATGTAGCGTTCAAGGCACACCACCAGTCACCTTTAAATGGTACCGTGTTGGTGATCCACAGCCACTGAACGCCACCACTTCTGACAACGTTTACAAGGACTACGAGTTCCCCGTGATAAGCAAAGCGCACAGCGGCAAATACTACTGCGAAGCTTTCAACCACGCCAACAACATCGTCAGAAGCAACGAGGTCACCGTAGAGG TTCGCATGGCAGTGTGGAAGAAGGCGTTGATCGGAGGCATCTGCCTGCTAATCGTGACAGTGCTGGTGTTGGTTTTTGGGCTGTACTTCAGATCCAAGAGAG TGCGGGTGGACAGAGCTGCAGTCAGTGTGTGGAGCGAACGGAAACCTGAAGCAG GAAATGATGAGGAGAACAGCATGATGTCCAACGAGCCTGATGTGGAATACACTGAGGTGGTTCATCCTCGGTCAGCTGATCCTGCCAGAG TTCCACTGAGAAAAGGCACAGACACAGTGTACAGCGAGCTCCAAAACTCTCCACATG GTGCTGCCGACCACCATGACTAT CAGGGTTCGGTCGAGTACGCTGAGCTCAACGGTGAACAATCAGAGAGCAGTCAGCATCATCCTCAGGTCAACAGCTACCAGGACCTTCCTGAGCCGGTGGATTAG
- the pecam1b gene encoding platelet endothelial cell adhesion molecule isoform X6: MGLLLLLTSTLLSSYFHPGSVVNAQHMFTIRDISLSVEPSTDVTRGTNVTVRCQVTVSSSGQEALSREYTIFKDGSIVYTKTTSSSEDFLYLLPEARVSNSGKYKCKINIEGKQSTSDAKKLSVTGLSKPDLHLNKGVVTEGEELTARCMAPGETGSIFFYFYDNSEEVQEKRVNSNQAVAELRFSSIGNHKIHCAYTVLITPDSFKSEESNSVTVSVKEISITPVLEISPQYKIFEGDRLNIFCSVQTSQHSTENMLLYLSEGTSLLSSGTTKVNHSMVALAKAAGLMFECRMEMGHLVKTATKTLPVTELFSAPTLTMSPAEVFQREPMTLTCKSESFASERLQRKELTYTLYSLGNPLNSGDTGVFSGKALQHEFNYTCTARAKGIEKHSETLTVRPRVFVSAPKISVYDKAILGKPIQILCESDTGSLPINYTLWKGYHTEGTTRVQMPFQKALFTVSISKPEELNKYMCEANNGREEGLLGARLTANVTVPLTHAMLSVLPALQDISEEGHLNLICSVQGTPPVTFKWYRVGDPQPLNATTSDNVYKDYEFPVISKAHSGKYYCEAFNHANNIVRSNEVTVEVRMAVWKKALIGGICLLIVTVLVLVFGLYFRSKRGKRDAAAELSVKPSSPKSDDSLTVNLTHDTEVYNAATVRVDRAAVSVWSERKPEAGNDEENSMMSNEPDVEYTEVVHPRSADPARVPLRKGTDTVYSELQNSPHGAADHHDYQGSVEYAELNGEQSESSQHHPQVNSYQDLPEPVD; the protein is encoded by the exons ATGGGCCTCCTACTACTGCTCACCTCCACGCTGCTGTCCAGCT ACTTCCATCCAGGCAGCGTGGTGAACGCACAGCACA TGTTCACCATCAGAGACATCAGCTTGTCCGTCGAGCCGAGTACAGATGTGACCCGAGGCACCAACGTGACCGTGAGATGCCAGGTGACGGTCAGCAGCTCGGGCCAGGAGGCGCTGAGTCGCGAGTACACGATATTCAAGGACGGCAGCATCGTGTACACCAAGACCACCAGCTCCTCCGAGGACTTCCTGTACCTGCTGCCCGAGGCCAGAGTGTCCAACAGCGGCAAATACAAGTGCAAGATCAACATCGAGGGCAAACAGTCGACCAGCGACGCTAAAAAACTCTCAGTGACAG GCCTGTCAAAGCCAGATCTCCACCTAAACAAGGGCGTGGTCACTGAAGGGGAGGAGCTAACCGCCAGGTGTATGGCACCAGGAGAGACGGGCTCCATTTTCTTCTACTTCTATGATAACTCCGAAGAGGTCCAGGAGAAGCGAGTGAACTCCAACCAGGCGGTGGCAGAGCTTCGCTTCAGCAGCATCGGCAACCACAAGATCCACTGCGCCTACACCGTCCTCATAACGCCGGACTCCTTCAAGTCTGAGGAAAGCAACTCAGTCACAGTTTCTGTCAAAG AGATTTCCATCACACCGGTTTTGGAGATTTCCCCTCAGTACAAGATCTTTGAAGGAGACCGTCTGAATATCTTTTGCTCTGtccaaacctctcagcacagcACTGAGAACATGCTGCTGTACCTGAGCGAAGGCACCAGCCTCCTCAGCAGCGGAACCACCAAAGTCAACCACAGCATGGTGGCACTGGCGAAGGCTGCCGGGCTGATGTTTGAGTGCAGAATGGAGATGGGACATTTAGTGAAAACTGCCACCAAGACCTTACCCGTGACTG AGCTGTTTTCTGCACCGACTCTCACCATGTCTCCCGCTGAAGTCTTTCAAAGGGAACCCATGACGTTAACCTGCAAAAGTGAGAGCTTTGCCTCTGAAAGACTCCAGAGGAAAGAGCTGACTTACACTCTTTATTCCCTCGGAAACCCGCTGAATTCTGGGGACACTGGAGTATTTTCTGGCAAGGCCCTGCAGCATGAATTCAACTATACCTGTACAGCTCGAGCCAAAGGCATTGAGAAGCACAGTGAGACCCTGACAGTTCGACCAAGAG TTTTTGTCTCCGCTCCAAAGATCTCGGTTTACGACAAAGCGATCCTCGGAAAGCCTATCCAGATCCTCTGTGAGTCGGACACTGGCAGCCTGCCCATAAACTACACCCTGTGGAAGGGTTACCATACAGAAGGCACAACCAGAGTCCAGATGCCCTTCCAGAAAGCTCTGTTCACAGTCTCCATCAGCAAACCTGAGGAATTAAACAAGTATATGTGTGAGGCGAATAATGGTCGCGAGGAAGGTCTTCTTGGTGCAAGACTCACTGCAAATGTCACCG TGCCTCTGACCCACGCGATGCTGTCCGTCCTCCCTGCCCTACAGGACATCTCAGAGGAAGGTCATCTCAACCTCATATGTAGCGTTCAAGGCACACCACCAGTCACCTTTAAATGGTACCGTGTTGGTGATCCACAGCCACTGAACGCCACCACTTCTGACAACGTTTACAAGGACTACGAGTTCCCCGTGATAAGCAAAGCGCACAGCGGCAAATACTACTGCGAAGCTTTCAACCACGCCAACAACATCGTCAGAAGCAACGAGGTCACCGTAGAGG TTCGCATGGCAGTGTGGAAGAAGGCGTTGATCGGAGGCATCTGCCTGCTAATCGTGACAGTGCTGGTGTTGGTTTTTGGGCTGTACTTCAGATCCAAGAGAG GTAAAAGAGACGCAGCTGCTGAATTGTCAGT AAAGCCTTCGAGCCCTAAATCAGATGACTCTTTAACAGTGAATCTAACCCACGACACAGAGGTTTATAATGCAGCCACAG TGCGGGTGGACAGAGCTGCAGTCAGTGTGTGGAGCGAACGGAAACCTGAAGCAG GAAATGATGAGGAGAACAGCATGATGTCCAACGAGCCTGATGTGGAATACACTGAGGTGGTTCATCCTCGGTCAGCTGATCCTGCCAGAG TTCCACTGAGAAAAGGCACAGACACAGTGTACAGCGAGCTCCAAAACTCTCCACATG GTGCTGCCGACCACCATGACTAT CAGGGTTCGGTCGAGTACGCTGAGCTCAACGGTGAACAATCAGAGAGCAGTCAGCATCATCCTCAGGTCAACAGCTACCAGGACCTTCCTGAGCCGGTGGATTAG
- the pecam1b gene encoding platelet endothelial cell adhesion molecule isoform X1 yields MGLLLLLTSTLLSSYFHPGSVVNAQHMFTIRDISLSVEPSTDVTRGTNVTVRCQVTVSSSGQEALSREYTIFKDGSIVYTKTTSSSEDFLYLLPEARVSNSGKYKCKINIEGKQSTSDAKKLSVTGLSKPDLHLNKGVVTEGEELTARCMAPGETGSIFFYFYDNSEEVQEKRVNSNQAVAELRFSSIGNHKIHCAYTVLITPDSFKSEESNSVTVSVKEISITPVLEISPQYKIFEGDRLNIFCSVQTSQHSTENMLLYLSEGTSLLSSGTTKVNHSMVALAKAAGLMFECRMEMGHLVKTATKTLPVTELFSAPTLTMSPAEVFQREPMTLTCKSESFASERLQRKELTYTLYSLGNPLNSGDTGVFSGKALQHEFNYTCTARAKGIEKHSETLTVRPRVFVSAPKISVYDKAILGKPIQILCESDTGSLPINYTLWKGYHTEGTTRVQMPFQKALFTVSISKPEELNKYMCEANNGREEGLLGARLTANVTVPLTHAMLSVLPALQDISEEGHLNLICSVQGTPPVTFKWYRVGDPQPLNATTSDNVYKDYEFPVISKAHSGKYYCEAFNHANNIVRSNEVTVEVRMAVWKKALIGGICLLIVTVLVLVFGLYFRSKRGKRDAAAELSVKPSSPKSDDSLTVNLTHDTEVYNAATVRVDRAAVSVWSERKPEAGNDEENSMMSNEPDVEYTEVVHPRSADPARVPLRKGTDTVYSELQNSPHGAADHHDYGSVEYAELNGEQSESSQHHPQVNSYQDLPEPVD; encoded by the exons ATGGGCCTCCTACTACTGCTCACCTCCACGCTGCTGTCCAGCT ACTTCCATCCAGGCAGCGTGGTGAACGCACAGCACA TGTTCACCATCAGAGACATCAGCTTGTCCGTCGAGCCGAGTACAGATGTGACCCGAGGCACCAACGTGACCGTGAGATGCCAGGTGACGGTCAGCAGCTCGGGCCAGGAGGCGCTGAGTCGCGAGTACACGATATTCAAGGACGGCAGCATCGTGTACACCAAGACCACCAGCTCCTCCGAGGACTTCCTGTACCTGCTGCCCGAGGCCAGAGTGTCCAACAGCGGCAAATACAAGTGCAAGATCAACATCGAGGGCAAACAGTCGACCAGCGACGCTAAAAAACTCTCAGTGACAG GCCTGTCAAAGCCAGATCTCCACCTAAACAAGGGCGTGGTCACTGAAGGGGAGGAGCTAACCGCCAGGTGTATGGCACCAGGAGAGACGGGCTCCATTTTCTTCTACTTCTATGATAACTCCGAAGAGGTCCAGGAGAAGCGAGTGAACTCCAACCAGGCGGTGGCAGAGCTTCGCTTCAGCAGCATCGGCAACCACAAGATCCACTGCGCCTACACCGTCCTCATAACGCCGGACTCCTTCAAGTCTGAGGAAAGCAACTCAGTCACAGTTTCTGTCAAAG AGATTTCCATCACACCGGTTTTGGAGATTTCCCCTCAGTACAAGATCTTTGAAGGAGACCGTCTGAATATCTTTTGCTCTGtccaaacctctcagcacagcACTGAGAACATGCTGCTGTACCTGAGCGAAGGCACCAGCCTCCTCAGCAGCGGAACCACCAAAGTCAACCACAGCATGGTGGCACTGGCGAAGGCTGCCGGGCTGATGTTTGAGTGCAGAATGGAGATGGGACATTTAGTGAAAACTGCCACCAAGACCTTACCCGTGACTG AGCTGTTTTCTGCACCGACTCTCACCATGTCTCCCGCTGAAGTCTTTCAAAGGGAACCCATGACGTTAACCTGCAAAAGTGAGAGCTTTGCCTCTGAAAGACTCCAGAGGAAAGAGCTGACTTACACTCTTTATTCCCTCGGAAACCCGCTGAATTCTGGGGACACTGGAGTATTTTCTGGCAAGGCCCTGCAGCATGAATTCAACTATACCTGTACAGCTCGAGCCAAAGGCATTGAGAAGCACAGTGAGACCCTGACAGTTCGACCAAGAG TTTTTGTCTCCGCTCCAAAGATCTCGGTTTACGACAAAGCGATCCTCGGAAAGCCTATCCAGATCCTCTGTGAGTCGGACACTGGCAGCCTGCCCATAAACTACACCCTGTGGAAGGGTTACCATACAGAAGGCACAACCAGAGTCCAGATGCCCTTCCAGAAAGCTCTGTTCACAGTCTCCATCAGCAAACCTGAGGAATTAAACAAGTATATGTGTGAGGCGAATAATGGTCGCGAGGAAGGTCTTCTTGGTGCAAGACTCACTGCAAATGTCACCG TGCCTCTGACCCACGCGATGCTGTCCGTCCTCCCTGCCCTACAGGACATCTCAGAGGAAGGTCATCTCAACCTCATATGTAGCGTTCAAGGCACACCACCAGTCACCTTTAAATGGTACCGTGTTGGTGATCCACAGCCACTGAACGCCACCACTTCTGACAACGTTTACAAGGACTACGAGTTCCCCGTGATAAGCAAAGCGCACAGCGGCAAATACTACTGCGAAGCTTTCAACCACGCCAACAACATCGTCAGAAGCAACGAGGTCACCGTAGAGG TTCGCATGGCAGTGTGGAAGAAGGCGTTGATCGGAGGCATCTGCCTGCTAATCGTGACAGTGCTGGTGTTGGTTTTTGGGCTGTACTTCAGATCCAAGAGAG GTAAAAGAGACGCAGCTGCTGAATTGTCAGT AAAGCCTTCGAGCCCTAAATCAGATGACTCTTTAACAGTGAATCTAACCCACGACACAGAGGTTTATAATGCAGCCACAG TGCGGGTGGACAGAGCTGCAGTCAGTGTGTGGAGCGAACGGAAACCTGAAGCAG GAAATGATGAGGAGAACAGCATGATGTCCAACGAGCCTGATGTGGAATACACTGAGGTGGTTCATCCTCGGTCAGCTGATCCTGCCAGAG TTCCACTGAGAAAAGGCACAGACACAGTGTACAGCGAGCTCCAAAACTCTCCACATG GTGCTGCCGACCACCATGACTAT GGTTCGGTCGAGTACGCTGAGCTCAACGGTGAACAATCAGAGAGCAGTCAGCATCATCCTCAGGTCAACAGCTACCAGGACCTTCCTGAGCCGGTGGATTAG
- the pecam1b gene encoding platelet endothelial cell adhesion molecule isoform X11 encodes MGLLLLLTSTLLSSYFHPGSVVNAQHMFTIRDISLSVEPSTDVTRGTNVTVRCQVTVSSSGQEALSREYTIFKDGSIVYTKTTSSSEDFLYLLPEARVSNSGKYKCKINIEGKQSTSDAKKLSVTGLSKPDLHLNKGVVTEGEELTARCMAPGETGSIFFYFYDNSEEVQEKRVNSNQAVAELRFSSIGNHKIHCAYTVLITPDSFKSEESNSVTVSVKEISITPVLEISPQYKIFEGDRLNIFCSVQTSQHSTENMLLYLSEGTSLLSSGTTKVNHSMVALAKAAGLMFECRMEMGHLVKTATKTLPVTELFSAPTLTMSPAEVFQREPMTLTCKSESFASERLQRKELTYTLYSLGNPLNSGDTGVFSGKALQHEFNYTCTARAKGIEKHSETLTVRPRVFVSAPKISVYDKAILGKPIQILCESDTGSLPINYTLWKGYHTEGTTRVQMPFQKALFTVSISKPEELNKYMCEANNGREEGLLGARLTANVTVPLTHAMLSVLPALQDISEEGHLNLICSVQGTPPVTFKWYRVGDPQPLNATTSDNVYKDYEFPVISKAHSGKYYCEAFNHANNIVRSNEVTVEVRMAVWKKALIGGICLLIVTVLVLVFGLYFRSKRVRVDRAAVSVWSERKPEAGNDEENSMMSNEPDVEYTEVVHPRSADPARVPLRKGTDTVYSELQNSPHGAADHHDYGSVEYAELNGEQSESSQHHPQVNSYQDLPEPVD; translated from the exons ATGGGCCTCCTACTACTGCTCACCTCCACGCTGCTGTCCAGCT ACTTCCATCCAGGCAGCGTGGTGAACGCACAGCACA TGTTCACCATCAGAGACATCAGCTTGTCCGTCGAGCCGAGTACAGATGTGACCCGAGGCACCAACGTGACCGTGAGATGCCAGGTGACGGTCAGCAGCTCGGGCCAGGAGGCGCTGAGTCGCGAGTACACGATATTCAAGGACGGCAGCATCGTGTACACCAAGACCACCAGCTCCTCCGAGGACTTCCTGTACCTGCTGCCCGAGGCCAGAGTGTCCAACAGCGGCAAATACAAGTGCAAGATCAACATCGAGGGCAAACAGTCGACCAGCGACGCTAAAAAACTCTCAGTGACAG GCCTGTCAAAGCCAGATCTCCACCTAAACAAGGGCGTGGTCACTGAAGGGGAGGAGCTAACCGCCAGGTGTATGGCACCAGGAGAGACGGGCTCCATTTTCTTCTACTTCTATGATAACTCCGAAGAGGTCCAGGAGAAGCGAGTGAACTCCAACCAGGCGGTGGCAGAGCTTCGCTTCAGCAGCATCGGCAACCACAAGATCCACTGCGCCTACACCGTCCTCATAACGCCGGACTCCTTCAAGTCTGAGGAAAGCAACTCAGTCACAGTTTCTGTCAAAG AGATTTCCATCACACCGGTTTTGGAGATTTCCCCTCAGTACAAGATCTTTGAAGGAGACCGTCTGAATATCTTTTGCTCTGtccaaacctctcagcacagcACTGAGAACATGCTGCTGTACCTGAGCGAAGGCACCAGCCTCCTCAGCAGCGGAACCACCAAAGTCAACCACAGCATGGTGGCACTGGCGAAGGCTGCCGGGCTGATGTTTGAGTGCAGAATGGAGATGGGACATTTAGTGAAAACTGCCACCAAGACCTTACCCGTGACTG AGCTGTTTTCTGCACCGACTCTCACCATGTCTCCCGCTGAAGTCTTTCAAAGGGAACCCATGACGTTAACCTGCAAAAGTGAGAGCTTTGCCTCTGAAAGACTCCAGAGGAAAGAGCTGACTTACACTCTTTATTCCCTCGGAAACCCGCTGAATTCTGGGGACACTGGAGTATTTTCTGGCAAGGCCCTGCAGCATGAATTCAACTATACCTGTACAGCTCGAGCCAAAGGCATTGAGAAGCACAGTGAGACCCTGACAGTTCGACCAAGAG TTTTTGTCTCCGCTCCAAAGATCTCGGTTTACGACAAAGCGATCCTCGGAAAGCCTATCCAGATCCTCTGTGAGTCGGACACTGGCAGCCTGCCCATAAACTACACCCTGTGGAAGGGTTACCATACAGAAGGCACAACCAGAGTCCAGATGCCCTTCCAGAAAGCTCTGTTCACAGTCTCCATCAGCAAACCTGAGGAATTAAACAAGTATATGTGTGAGGCGAATAATGGTCGCGAGGAAGGTCTTCTTGGTGCAAGACTCACTGCAAATGTCACCG TGCCTCTGACCCACGCGATGCTGTCCGTCCTCCCTGCCCTACAGGACATCTCAGAGGAAGGTCATCTCAACCTCATATGTAGCGTTCAAGGCACACCACCAGTCACCTTTAAATGGTACCGTGTTGGTGATCCACAGCCACTGAACGCCACCACTTCTGACAACGTTTACAAGGACTACGAGTTCCCCGTGATAAGCAAAGCGCACAGCGGCAAATACTACTGCGAAGCTTTCAACCACGCCAACAACATCGTCAGAAGCAACGAGGTCACCGTAGAGG TTCGCATGGCAGTGTGGAAGAAGGCGTTGATCGGAGGCATCTGCCTGCTAATCGTGACAGTGCTGGTGTTGGTTTTTGGGCTGTACTTCAGATCCAAGAGAG TGCGGGTGGACAGAGCTGCAGTCAGTGTGTGGAGCGAACGGAAACCTGAAGCAG GAAATGATGAGGAGAACAGCATGATGTCCAACGAGCCTGATGTGGAATACACTGAGGTGGTTCATCCTCGGTCAGCTGATCCTGCCAGAG TTCCACTGAGAAAAGGCACAGACACAGTGTACAGCGAGCTCCAAAACTCTCCACATG GTGCTGCCGACCACCATGACTAT GGTTCGGTCGAGTACGCTGAGCTCAACGGTGAACAATCAGAGAGCAGTCAGCATCATCCTCAGGTCAACAGCTACCAGGACCTTCCTGAGCCGGTGGATTAG